The Polyangium aurulentum genomic interval AGCCCGCCGGCCCCGAGAAGTCGAGGACGGGCTTGCTGGCGAAGCAATCCACGACGACCTCGACGAGCAGCAGCACGGCCCCGGCCACCGTCAAGACGGTCTTCCACCGCGCCCGCGCGCGCTCGTAGACCTCCCAGAGCTTGCCCAGGGCCGCGCGGAAGGCGCCGTCCTTGCGGCGAGGTCGCGGGGCGCGATCGAGGGCGACCTGGAGCGCGCGATCTTTTCGATCGACGTGGCGGCCGAGGAAATAGCGGAGCAGCACGACGATCCCGGCCCAGACGGCGATCGGGATCGTCAGCAAGATGCACGCGAGCGCGAACGTGCAGAGCGCGGCGGCGACGTGCATGGCGACGTCGAACGAGTTCCGGACCGGCCCGAGATCCGTGAGGATGTAGCGCAGCGAGGAGAACGCGACGCCGAACCCGACCACGAAGGCGATCGCGACCGCCCACTTGCCGATCCACGCCGTCCGCTGCGAGGGGTCGATGCGCTCGATCGCGTCCGGCGCGGAGAGCGTCTCCCCGCCACACGCGGGGCAGCTCGTCAGCGCGGTGGACAAGCGCAGCCGGCAGGACGAGCACCCACGCAGGAGGTCACGGCGCATCGACGGGGATGCTAGCCGAGATGCGCCCGGATGGATGACCCGTGGTGATCGACGCGCCCTCCGGCTACATGAAAGCGCAGGACGGAGGAGCCATGACGGAGAGATCTGCGAGAGAGGGCGCGAGCGCCCCGAACGAGGTGCCCGAGGTCGGGTCCGTGGTGCTGGACAGGTCGGATCCGGCGTTTCTGGCGAGGGCCCACGAGGTCTACGCCGAGATGCGGGCCAAGGGGCCGATCGTGCGGGCCCGTCATTACCCGTTCCTCCAGGACGAGGACGAGCAGAAGCGCGAGAAGGCGGGCGCTCGCCCCGTTCGCGACGTGCTCTTCGTGGACCATTACGAGGAGGCCGCGGCGGCGCTCGTGGACGACCGGCTCTCGTCCGACCCCCACGTGATGATGACGCCGGAGCAGCGGGAGAAGCTGCCGCGGGTGCCGATGGAGTTCCGGCCGATCGCGTTCTCGCTCATCGTGCGCGATCCGCCCGACCACACGCGGCTGCGCAAGCTGGTGCAGCCGAGCTTCAATGCCCGCGCGATGGAGGCCCTGAAGCCGCGCATCCAGCGCATCGCCGACGACCTGCTCGACCGTGCCGAGCGGGAGGCGGCCGCGCGGGGGGAGACGGCGCCCGATCGGCGGATGGAGCTGATCAAGGCCTTCGCGTACCCGCTGCCGGTGACGGTGATCAGCGACATGCTGGGCATCCCGGAGGAGGATCGCGAGACGGTGCGGCAATGGGCCGAGCTGCGGGTCGAGGGCGTGCAGGACGCCGCGGCGCTCGAGTATACGCGCAAGCAGATCGCGGGGTTCAGCGATTACCTCGGCGGCCTCTTCGAGCGCAAGCGGCGCGCGCCCACGGACGACATGATCAGCCAGATGGTCCACGCCCAGGAGGACGGCGACACGCTCAGCGATGAAGAGCTCTTGTCGATGGTGTTCATCCTCTACTTCGCCGGGCACATCACGACGGTGAATCTGATCGGCAATGGCGTGGCCGCGCTCCTGACGCACCCCGATCAGCTCGCGCGCTTCAAGGCGGATCCCGGGCTGTCCAAAGGCGTGGTCGAGGAGACGCTGCGCTACTGGGGGCCGGTCGATTACCTGAGCGTGGTGCGAACCGCGAAGGAAGACATGGAGATTGGGGGCACGCCGATCCCGAAGGGGGCGCACGTGACGGTGGGCCTCGCCTCGGCGAACCGGGACGCCTCGCGCTTCGACAGTCCCGACACGTACGACATCACGCGCGCCGACGCGCACCGGCACATCGCGTTCGGCAGGGGCATTCACCTGTGCATCGGGGCGCCGCTGGCGCGGCTGGAGGGGCAGATCGCCTTCGAGACCCTGTTCCGGCGCTACCCCGACCTGCGCCTCGGCACCGACGCCGAGCGCCTGCGCTGGAGCGGCGCCGCGGGGATGCGCGGGTTCAGGGAGCTGCCGGTGTTGTTCTAGCGGCGGAGCTGCGCGGCGAGCGCACGTCACCTGGGTGCGGTACGTTCGCGGCCATGAAGAAATCGGTCCTGCTCAATACGTCGCCCGATACCACGCTCGCGGCGGTCCGGCGCTGGATCGAGCCCTGACCGCGGCCGCGCCTACCGCCTCGCCGGCATCGGAACGACCCGCCCGAGCGCCACGACACGCAGCGCGCTCGGGTGCGCCTCGAATTGATCGAGCTGCAATCGCACCTCCACGAGCGCCCGCACCCTGAACCGCTGGAACATCGGCAGCTCCTTCGAGAGCCGCTCGGGCAGGTACGTCGGGATCGCCTCGCCCGCGCTCGCGCCCGCGGGCGTGAGCAGCGCCCGGATCCACTCCTGCCCGAGCACCGTCCGCTTCTGGTAATGCCGCTGCTCGAGCAAGAGCCGCTCGGTGTGCGCCTCGAGATAGCCCGCCGGCAGCCCCCGCGCGGTCTGCGCGAAGGCCTCCCGCAGGCGCGTCGTGTAGCCGTCGAGCCCGGCGCTGCCCTTCTCCAGCCACGGCGATTTGAGCAGCTCCGCGATCGTGTCGCTCTGCTCCTTCAGCCGCTTGTCGCCCGCCGTGAACGGCGCGACGAGGGCCATCGTCGCCTCGAGCGTCTTTTTCTCCTCGAAGGGAAACTCGAGAATGCCGTCGACCAGCACGAGCGGGGGCGAGAAGGTGCCGTCCTCCATCGCCGCCACGAGCTCGTCCGCGATGCCCGCCGCGCCCGCCGGAGAGCCGCCCCGGAGCACGGCAAGGACGTCGCGCCGGTCCTTGGCCTCCTGGCGCTTTTCACGCGGCTCCGCGTCGGCCTCCTCGTCGCCGCGCAGGCGCGCCTTGGCCTCGGTGATGAACGTCTTGAAGGCCGCGTGCTTGCGAACGCGCGCGACCTCGGCGGGGTCGAGCCAGAGCAGCTCGATGACGTCGGAGCCCGCCGCGACCGCGGGGGGGCGCGCGGGGGCCTCGGGCGCCGATTGCGCCGCTCCGCTCGCGCCCGCAGCCGCATTGGAGGCATCGAGCGCGCTGCCCGGAATCGCGGCGGGGCTCGGCGAGGAGGACGGCGCGCTCCCCGGAGGCGTCCATGCGCCGACGCCAGGCTTCTTCGCCGGTTTCGCGGGCGGGGGAGGGGCGGGCGGCGGCGCGGGCGGCGCGGGCTCGGGGGCGGGGGGAGGCGCGGCGGCGACGGGCGGCGGCGGCGGGGGCGCGGCCTTGGCGATCACGGCCGCCTCGCCGACGGAGAGCTTCGGCGGAGGCTCCACGTGCACGCTCGGCCGCGGCATCATGGGAGGCGGCTGGGGCGCGGTCGCGGGCGCGGGCGCGGGCGGGGGAGGCGCGGGCGCGGGCGGGGGAGGCGCTATCTCGGGCTGCGAGGGCGACGTTGCCTTCGTGAAGGGCAATGCCGGCTGCACGGCCCTGCGCACGTCCGGTCCGAGGACCATCGTATCGCCCTCCGCCGATTCGTCCTC includes:
- a CDS encoding DUF2169 family type VI secretion system accessory protein; the encoded protein is MDVVSLGLLSTASLVWRRSNGAWAQTVICKATFSLLPGESPLTAEQVPPSENDKYWNDDPARSLYAPSDLVPLKRRADVLLVGKAFAPRNEPVRSLIARLVVGSVDKSIEVHCDRAVAADGKLYEGQKFTEMPLLHERAGGGPGTVNPVGIAPGARPDARGMVRIPNLQPRNFRLSDLKTPIPAAVFGPIAPTWPERARKLGRHAAMRAADFRQKPLPDDIDAAWFNAAPADQQLDALRENEFILLENMHREHARLSTTLPGLRPRARLEGSGAPREIPMVCDTLWIDTDRAICTLTWRGVFSLKQPDQPGTVFIAAEERGSPIDWGDLEPRLGETLDMRGEEDESAEGDTMVLGPDVRRAVQPALPFTKATSPSQPEIAPPPPAPAPPPPAPAPATAPQPPPMMPRPSVHVEPPPKLSVGEAAVIAKAAPPPPPPVAAAPPPAPEPAPPAPPPAPPPPAKPAKKPGVGAWTPPGSAPSSSPSPAAIPGSALDASNAAAGASGAAQSAPEAPARPPAVAAGSDVIELLWLDPAEVARVRKHAAFKTFITEAKARLRGDEEADAEPREKRQEAKDRRDVLAVLRGGSPAGAAGIADELVAAMEDGTFSPPLVLVDGILEFPFEEKKTLEATMALVAPFTAGDKRLKEQSDTIAELLKSPWLEKGSAGLDGYTTRLREAFAQTARGLPAGYLEAHTERLLLEQRHYQKRTVLGQEWIRALLTPAGASAGEAIPTYLPERLSKELPMFQRFRVRALVEVRLQLDQFEAHPSALRVVALGRVVPMPARR
- a CDS encoding cytochrome P450 family protein, with the protein product MTERSAREGASAPNEVPEVGSVVLDRSDPAFLARAHEVYAEMRAKGPIVRARHYPFLQDEDEQKREKAGARPVRDVLFVDHYEEAAAALVDDRLSSDPHVMMTPEQREKLPRVPMEFRPIAFSLIVRDPPDHTRLRKLVQPSFNARAMEALKPRIQRIADDLLDRAEREAAARGETAPDRRMELIKAFAYPLPVTVISDMLGIPEEDRETVRQWAELRVEGVQDAAALEYTRKQIAGFSDYLGGLFERKRRAPTDDMISQMVHAQEDGDTLSDEELLSMVFILYFAGHITTVNLIGNGVAALLTHPDQLARFKADPGLSKGVVEETLRYWGPVDYLSVVRTAKEDMEIGGTPIPKGAHVTVGLASANRDASRFDSPDTYDITRADAHRHIAFGRGIHLCIGAPLARLEGQIAFETLFRRYPDLRLGTDAERLRWSGAAGMRGFRELPVLF